In a genomic window of Brettanomyces nanus chromosome 1, complete sequence:
- a CDS encoding uncharacterized protein (EggNog:ENOG41~BUSCO:EOG09340QFR) — protein MTVYQDLKRLLTRVLLLSNSLESVATAEDPALERAVELLINGQYMKLVIMEVMSQNVFQHIEMENLVIKFINTYGTDVVGFANGAAERIVANFSSVSESIDVQRSYALVVAILFLQLFVEANFTGPKLSFKSSTEELGFIRVLSAKAVQDEGFASSLQQSLLKVLSIGGQQPYSLTESPLFLVLSLRILEILQGTHISLFDEEVQTMESEIFVEQSGFLPGGSINTDNEVVMASVCWWRARALQILQSLYPDYSGTLTVLCMKLLSPEVVSSFIDESSLNSSVNQSILLCFHLESAKCALLGNSESRNVDFLAKAAKVSGLEFILTGCKAKRTKYQENSVATLTVLAKSQDSLLKVSPKELGELNPLDIKLNDDTFLERPLYDDLGNVVAFQSATEGDAKRIKFDYSLSASSSPTVDVPELELSKRLIPTAIHKEDIPQSLCSLDPNNQPALSNLDSIQLLLRVEAVKQNSPQGSTLLNEELIALVQRVLFSPEGTVNWLVFSRALWYRSLLETERSRTVERGVLQLSSLVEELGVTSDKTARLFPKTDDEIQFPGEFTDMKILDSKQLTNSVRLRYIYLLPPMPKWAMDLQLAEKLIHLGLHKSALEIYDRLQKWTDAAVCCASTGDSREAEKFIEKTLERNSRDARAWYVLGNIRSDPELWEKSWQYGRYANAKRSLARYYYNPPKASGIKRDLQKAIDHMYDCLTADPISFANWYFYGCLGLEVSNYVLASEAFRRCLSIDTDSPYAWSNLASALIKLHQLPEAFHALGKAVNVGDVSKGSWKVWENYLIVAVKLGKWNEVLNASIILLDAKKDSQGNGSLDLPITEKLIGILVNQPYSSEKLSFFQRTCIDFVCNKIPSVVDDNPRCWRDIAKVDMWRKKPWLALGDFEKAYRATLNSPQLTLDEGAWNEAIETCSDLVSAYDNLGGLPGRLGAGDVVCKDRKFKARSAIRSLISKGKKSWEFTAGYEKLREMKGELISS, from the coding sequence ATGACGGTTTATCAGGATCTGAAAAGACTTCTCACACGAGTACTTCTTCTAAGTAACAGTTTGGAGTCTGTTGCGACCGCAGAGGATCCAGCACTCGAAAGAGCTGTGGAACTACTCATCAATGGTCAGTATATGAAGTTAGTTATCATGGAAGTTATGAGTCAAAATGTCTTTCAACATATTGAGATGGAGAATCTTGTGATAAAATTCATTAACACTTATGGAACAGATGTTGTGGGATTTGCCAACGGTGCTGCCGAGAGAATTGTGGCCAATTTCTCCAGTGTATCCGAAAGCATTGATGTCCAGAGATCATATGCATTAGTGGTTGCCATTCTCTTTTTACAGCTGTTCGTGGAAGCCAACTTCACTGGACCAAAGTTGTCCTTTAAGTCGTCGActgaagaacttggatTTATCCGGGTATTGTCTGCAAAGGCTGTTCAGGACGAAGGATTTGCAAGTTCGTTACAGCAGAGTCTTTTAAAGGTGTTGTCAATAGGTGGCCAGCAGCCATATTCTCTAACGGAATCACCGTTGtttttggttctttctttaaGAATACTGGAGATCTTACAAGGCACTCATATCTCGCTGTTTGACGAGGAAGTGCAGACCATGGAGTCAGAGATTTTCGTAGAGCAGTCGGGATTTCTTCCAGGAGGCTCTATCAATACCGATAATGAGGTGGTGATGGCCTCAGTTTGTTGGTGGAGAGCAAGAGCTTTGCAAATATTACAATCTCTTTATCCAGATTACTCTGGTACCTTAACGGTGCTTTGTATGAAACTCCTATCTCCGGAGGTTGTATCCTCGTTTATCGATGAATCTAGCCTGAATTCTTCAGTtaatcaatcaattctttTGTGTTTCCACTTGGAAAGCGCCAAATGCGCTTTGTTGGGGAACTCTGAATCACGTAATGTTGATTTTTTGGCTAAGGCTGCTAAGGTGTCTGGGCTTGAGTTTATTCTTACAGGCTGTAAAGCCAAAAGGACGAAATATCAAGAGAACTCGGTGGCTACTTTAACGGTTCTTGCGAAATCTCAGGACAGTTTATTGAAAGTCAGCCCCAAAGAGCTTGGTGAATTAAATCCCCTGGATATCAAGCTTAATGATGATACATTCTTGGAGCGACCATTGTATGATGATTTGGGTAATGTTGTCGCATTTCAAAGTGCAACTGAAGGGGATGCGAAACGGATCAAATTTGATTATTCATTATCGGCAAGCTCTTCACCAACTGTAGATGTCCCGGAACTTGAATTGTCTAAGAGACTCATTCCTACTGCTATTCACAAGGAAGATATTCCTCAATCGTTGTGTTCTCTTGATCCAAATAATCAGCCCGCGTTATCGAACTTAGATAGCATTCAGCTTCTCTTAAGAGTGGAAGCTGTTAAGCAAAATTCTCCCCAAGGTAGTACACTTCTTAATGAAGAGTTGATCGCGTTAGTGCAAAGGgttcttttttctcctgAAGGTACCGTTAATTGGCTTGTGTTTTCTAGAGCTTTGTGGTACAGATCTCTCTTAGAGACAGAAAGATCAAGGACTGTTGAAAGAGGAGTCTTGCaattatcttctttagtAGAGGAGTTGGGTGTCACTTCTGACAAAACTGCACGTCTATTCCCAAAGACCGACGATGAGATTCAATTTCCTGGTGAGTTCACTGACATGAAAATTTTGGATTCCAAGCAATTGACTAACTCCGTCAGACTAAGATATATCTACTTGCTTCCTCCAATGCCCAAATGGGCCATGGATTTGCAATTGGCTGAAAAACTAATACATTTGGGATTGCACAAGTCTGCCCTTGAAATTTACGATAGATTACAAAAATGGACTGATGCTGCTGTTTGTTGTGCAAGCACTGGTGACTCCAGAGAGGCTGAGAAGTTTATTGAGAAGACTCTTGAGCGCAACTCTCGTGATGCCAGAGCTTGGTACGTCTTGGGAAACATTCGCTCGGATCCGGAACTGTGGGAGAAGTCCTGGCAGTATGGAAGGTATGCGAACGCTAAGAGGTCTCTTGCTAGATATTACTATAATCCTCCAAAGGCTTCTGGTATAAAGAGGGACCTTCAGAAGGCTATTGATCATATGTATGATTGTCTCACTGCAGACCCTATCAGTTTTGCTAACTGGTACTTTTATGGTTGTCTGGGATTGGAAGTTTCCAATTATGTCTTAGCTTCTGAGGCATTCAGAAGGTGTCTTTCCATTGATACGGACAGTCCGTACGCTTGGTCCAATTTGGCCTCGGCATTAATCAAGTTGCACCAATTACCAGAAGCATTTCATGCTCTTGGTAAAGCCGTTAATGTCGGTGACGTATCTAAAGGATCGTGGAAGGTTTGGGAAAACTACCTCATTGTGGCTGTAAAGTTGGGCAAATGGAATGAAGTGTTGAATGCTTCGATAATTTTGTTAGACGCTAAAAAGGATTCGCAGGGAAATGGTTCCTTGGACCTACCGATTACAGAAAAGTTGATTGGTATTCTTGTAAATCAACCTTACAGTAGTGAGAAGTTGTCGTTTTTCCAAAGAACATGCATAGATTTTGTCTGCAATAAGATTCCCTCTGTCGTTGACGACAATCCAAGATGTTGGAGAGACATTGCTAAGGTTGACAtgtggagaaagaagccatGGTTGGCTCTCGGTGATTTCGAAAAGGCTTATAGAGCTACGCTAAATTCGCCTCAATTGACTTTGGATGAGGGTGCCTGGAACGAAGCCATAGAAACCTGTTCAGATTTGGTTTCAGCTTATGATAATTTAGGGGGGCTTCCCGGTAGATTGGGTGCAGGTGATGTGGTTTGCAAGGATCGGAAGTTCAAGGCCAGATCTGCTATTCGATCGCTTATCTCTAAAGGTAAAAAAAGCTGGGAGTTTACTGCTGGTTATGAGAAGCTTCGGGAAATGAAAGGAGAGTTGATCTCAAGTTGA
- a CDS encoding uncharacterized protein (EggNog:ENOG41) → MEEYPTHSLSVSLAPFIQYIEGPLLITCAHFDLAVVPLLAKECYNRSTLYPLIFYLFIWGLRVEYSDASRIAISNLIILCNSVILHQAIPQTIQDRWVNTREKFAEMFSLDICLATKSKQSNIGVVEGKESVPIK, encoded by the coding sequence ATGGAGGAATATCCTACGCATTCCTTATCAGTTTCATTGGCTCCATTTATACAGTACATCGAGGGACCATTACTAATTACATGTGCCCATTTTGATCTTGCCGTTGTCCCATTGTTAGCAAAAGAATGCTACAATAGGAGTACTCTATATCCTCTCATATTTTACTTGTTCATTTGGGGGTTGAGAGTCGAATATTCCGATGCCAGTAGAATCGCCATTTCCAACTTGATCATACTTTGCAATTCAGtaattcttcatcaagcCATTCCTCAAACGATCCAAGATCGCTGGGTCAATACCAGAGAGAAATTTGCGGAGATGTTTTCATTGGACATTTGTTTGGCAACTAAATCTAAGCAAAGCAATATTGGCGTGGTTGAAGGAAAGGAATCCGTACCAATAAAATAA